The window AATACGGCCATCTCCAGTATGCAGAGCTACCACTTTGCCAGCCTTGGTCAACACAATAAGAAGTTTGCGGAATCCATTATGGTCTCTGGTCATCTTATTTTTCTCAGAGCTTCTGACTCTCAATGCTTGGATTGCAGCAAGTTCATCAACACTAGCAAGCATTAGAGTTCCTTTGAGTTTCAGCACATGTCCCTATACAAGAATCAGGAGTCAAGTGCCATACATGAATTTTGAGAAGCACATGCAATAAAATGTCAAAACCTTCCTGCGGGTTGTAGTGTTGCCTAAGTCGTGTTAGCACACACACAATGAACAGAAAAAGAAATTGTGGATGAATACACACCATTACCTAACCGGTGCTACCATTAGCTAAGAAAGCTGTACAGCAAACATAAATGCATGTCAATAAATTCTACAGGATTGACAGAAGATCTACTAGTAAGTTTTAATAACAGACATTCTGGAATACTCCATCCAACCACTGTTAAATGGTGTTCTAACTTTTTGCTAAATCGGGTGTATGTAGACACATATTAGTGtatttgttcactcatttcagtctgtatgtagtccatattgaaatatccaaaacatgGAGATAAACATTAGTTAGTCATGATTACCTTAAGCCATTCAAAGAGATTGTGTTCCACATCCGCAACTGAGACACCATCCTTCTCAACAGGCAATTCAGAAGCCATTACATcaacaattgaagcaagtccatCCTCTCTGCTCCAGACAACCGCACCTTGTTGAATTAACAGGATGGAATGATCTTCCATTACAACCAGAGCCCGAAAACCATGAGATTTATCAGTGCGGACATAATTATTCAAGAAGACCTTGTGTACACTGCCTCTATGCTGATCTATATCAACTTTCTCCCTAATAATCTCATTGGTTAAATCACTTGTAACTTTGACAATAAATTCAATTTGAGAACCCACATGTTGCACAACAGCAAAGGCTTCATATTTTTCTGTTATTGTCAGAGCATCACTCACAGAGGCTGGTTGGTCAAAGCTATGGATTACTTCCAACCCATCCATACCTTTAAGCTTCAGGAGAGAAACAGTAGAAGATGATTGCAAAGCTATGATACCATTAGACATCAGTGGTAGAAGTTTGACCGTCCCAGAAAAGTCTTGAACAAACTCTGAAATCTGCACCTTGTTGTAGCTGATGCTCTCACCCTTGAACTCAACAATAAACAGAGCTGACCTGGTCTCATCCAGTGCTACCAACACATTACTGGAACCAAGTAATATTTCACCACATAATCCATCAGGCAATGACTCTTGGGCATCCTTTACTATCTCTCCAGTTTTAGCATTCAACTGATAAACAGCAAGCTTTGAGGAACCAGCAATCCCAACAACATAGACAATATCATTCTCAGGTGATTGAACGACCTGCTTGATTTCTAGGCTGCACAGACATTGAAGTGCAAGTTATTACTGTATTCCTGATGTTCTGAACAAGTAACAAAGGGGCATAGTTATGCGTACCCGTCAAGTGTGAACTCCTTTCCCCAAGAAATGACTCCATCAATGCTTGATACAGCATAAATCCATTGTCCAGCCAAAACTAAAACCAAATTATCCTTTACCACTTTACTGTTTGACTGCACATAAAAAAGGAGATTGGTTATTCTGAATAGGTGATACAAAGAAAAAGATGTCTTATTATCCACAAATTGCTAATACAAACCAAAACATGCAGCAACGACTTTGATGATGTGGAAGTTTGAATATTGGTTTCCCAGATCATTTGTCCATCAGGAAGATTCCATGCCCTCAATATACTACCTCCCGAAGAAAGAGTAACAACATCTGAATACATGTCAAAAAACAGATGGTTCAAAAAAGGTTCAAAAATCATATTGCAGCACATAAAAAATTTGGACAGTAATTGCTTTGATGACTGATAGTCAAGTGACAAAATCACAGGCAATCACACTTCATGACATAAGTATTCTTAATACCACCACTAAGGGAAAAGGCCAACACAATTTGGCCTTTCAAAAGAAAAAATACTAAGCTCCTCATGTTCACTGAAAGGCATCTCTTGCCTATTAGGTTGAGTacaacgacaacaacaacaaagcctttcaGTCCCAAACAAATTGGGGTAGGCTAGAGTTGAAAGCCATAAGAGAACGAAACCAAGTCATGGTTATGGCATGTGGATAGCTaacttccacgcacccctgtccatggcTACATCTTTGGTGATATTCTAGTCCTTCGGATCTCTCTTTACGGATTCCTCCCATGACAAGTTTGGTCTACCCCAACCTCTCTTGACATTATCAGCACAACTTACCCGCCCACCATGCACTGACGCTTCTGGAGGCCTGCACtaaatatgcccaaaccatctcagataacgtttgacaagcttctcttcaatcaGTGCCATCTACCACGTATATCATCATTCCAGACCCAATTCTTTCTTGTGTGGACATTAAACCAATTAAACGTCGCGTGAAGGGCGTCCAACCGGCTATGCCACATGGCGCAAGCTCGTTGGCCACGGTGAAAAAGCTTTTGGGATATTATTTTTAGATGGAGGTGAGGAATCTTTTTAaaagttttttcctttttagATGGAGGTGATGACCCCACACATTTTTTTAAATGGAAAGCTACGCAAAGTGGTGCTCACTCTTAGGCTGTGTTGgtgattttttctttttttttactCCTTTTTTTAGATGGAGGTACGGATTTTTCTTAAAATGTTTTTCTAGATGGAGGCAAGGACTCCATGTTTTTTTAAATGAAAACGTGCGCACAACTTCCTCTCAAGCGGCGCCGCAGGGTGACGCCCCAACCACTAGTATCCATCTCAACATGCACATCTCTGCTAGACATAGTTGTTGGACATGTCGCCCTTTAGTTGGCCAACATTCAACGCTATACAACATCACAGGTCGAATTGCCGTCCTATAGAACCTGCCTTTTAGCTTTTGCGGCACTCTCTTATCCAGAGAACGCCAGAAGCTTGGTGCCACTTCATCCATCCAGCTTTGATTCGTGATTCACATCTGCATCGATATCACCACCCTTCTGCAGTATTGACCTCAAGTGTGGAAATGTGTCCTGAGGTACCACCTGCCCATCAAGGCTAACTatacctcttcctcctcctcgtgcCTAGTAGTAGTAATAAAACCGCACCTCATGTACTcagttttagttctactaagcctaaaacCTTTCAATTCTAAAGTCTGTCTCCAACTTTCTATAAACCCCTGTCCGACTATCGTCGACTAGTACCACATCATCCACcagggatatctccttgtatatcccttgtgacctcatccatcaccaaagcAAAAAAGATAAGGGCCCAAAGTTGACCCTTGGTGAAGTCCTTATTTTAAATGGAAAGTCATCAGTGTTGCCATTACTTCTAACACTTCTCAAAATAttttgatgagggtaatgtacattgttgggactttgtgtttctccaaggcccaccacatgacattccgcggTGAGTAACTATGACAAATTCCCGAGTAGCTCTGAGTGAACTTTTTAATCTGCATTGCTTGGGCTTAAACACTTCTGTGAATATTTTTATAACCAATAGATGTAAACATTCCACTGTTGTCTTCTCCACGCCAACAAAAAAATGTGTTGAACTAGAACCTCTGACATGCAGCAGCTATCATGCTGCTCACCTTTAGTTATTGTAGTATTAATAGTCAAGGATACCTGAGTGATATTCTGTATAGATCTACCTTCTTATTTGTAAGTGGACCTATATGCATCCCTATTGGCTAATTGGTACCTCGAGTATACTCATTGATTCATGTTCTCACTGGTATGTAAGTATATATTGCGGTTATGTGAATAACACAAGaggatactccctccattcctattTTGTTTGCGCATAACTTTTTCTCGTTTTTCCCTAAATAGTCTGCATGTTCCCTTTTTTATCCGCTGGTTTCCATGTGTGCCCCTGCCCCTCCGCTTCGGCCGTACTAATTTCCAGCCACACTAATTGCGCCAGAAGAGCAAAGGCTTGCATGCGTGCAGAGATTGGCCAATAGAGATCATGCATGCAGGGACGCGGGCGTCGAAATTGAATGCGGAGAGGGAAACGAGGAGAGGAGAGCCAATAAAAGGCTGCTGCTGTTATAACTGTGCAAGATTTCTACCATGCAGACCACGCTCGCTCCAGGGTAAAATTGTCCAGATTTTTTAGATCGTAGCTGTCCTTGGTATGCGGGATTGGAGTTATGCGCAGAGAAAAAAGGATCGAGGGGGTACCAAAGTCGAATAGGCATCAGAAACAGAGATGCTAAAGAAAGCTATTCTGCACATGCAAATAAAGGTTTGGAGTATAGATAAAAATAAACATACTTAGAAATACACATAACTTTTAGAGGAACAAAACTGGTCTCAAAGGATATGTTTCCTACCAACAAGGAATAGAAAAAGAATAAAATGCATGAAAATAGACAACATCAACAATGTTGTTCTTCTAAGAGAAGGTGTCCCAGATGAAGGCAAAAATGTAGACTCACATTTTCCCGCTGAAAGACTAAGCTGGTCGATGGGGTTGTTCTTCTCAATGACATGTCGCCAAACTGCATCAAATTCGACATATGTTAAAGACATATAATTGTAGCACATTAGTGGCAGGCCACCTTAAGAAACTAAGTGACAAGAAGAACTGACATATATCTCCTGAACGAAGATCAAGAGAGGCGATCACATTTTCCTCTGTCAAGACCACGACACGCCTCCTCCCACTCTTCTGAGTGTGGTAAACTGCCTGCTTAACTTTGCCTATGTACTTCTGATGCCTGCAAAGAACATCAGTTTTTCAAATGGTGAAATAGGGTTAGTCCCAGAGACTGCATGGTGCTAATTAGAAATAGAAGCGGCATTAAGAGGTCCAATGTCCAAGCAATgaatgattggatagtgaaatcCACAGTGGTTTATTTGAAATAAAACCAACACAGTGATGGTCCATATATTGTTCTTAAAAGAAAGTCATCTACTGGATTAATACACTGCATGTCCATAAAAAGCCGTGCATCTACAATGAAATTTTAGGCTGAGGTCTGTCTGACACTTCTATTTGTCCGCAAAAGCAACGACAAAACCTCAAACCAATAAGTTCCAGAACGCAATCTGATCTGATCTGCAGGAAGCGCAGCCAACACCAGAGGCTGAAACAGCCGGCATGATCGTCACGCGCATAGTACTCAATTGGTAGCTAGAATAAGTAGCTCTAGATATAACAAAGAATAAATCACTCAAAAGGCCCAAAAGCCTCGAAAACCCTACATTGCCATGGCGTGTAACTCCTCCGTAACAGTGAAACAGCGATCTGAACTATAAAGTCGAAGGTCCGCTGCGTCGTGTTAGGCGAATCAGATctaggcgcgggaggagcggatCGGATCTATGCTACGGGAGGGGCGCGAGGCAAACGTACCAGTCAGCGAGGCCGACTTGGTCTTCGTAGACAGCGGCGGCGAGGGTAGCTAGAGAGGCAGCGGCAAGGAAcccgaggaggacgaggaggaggcggcgcggcggcggcgccatcGCCGACGGGGTTCGGATTCGACCTCCGATCTGAGGGGGCCGTCTGGGTGGTGTCGTTTACTGCTCGAGCTCAGGGATTGGAGCCATAGCGGAGTTGGGATGTAGTGGGGGCTAGGTACCAGCGGCCGGCTTGGCTCGTGTTTTTCTGAGAACTGCTTCCCCCCTTTCGGTTTTCTGAGAACTGCTTCCCCCCAAACGGGCCGGCCCGGCCCATTGTAATCGTGCCTGGCCCGGCACGGCCCGTGCCGTGCCGGCCCGCGTGCTGCGCCCCCAGGCCCAGGCGTGGCCCAGTTGGGCCGGCACGTTGGCCCGTTTAGCACGGTGGGCCGCATATTTTCAGCCTGTTATTTGACGCACTGagtgtttttttaacttatttttaCATATTGGGCCATATATAGAtgtataaaaaaataaaaaaacgtAATCGGGCCATGCCGTGCCGGCCCGCGTGCCCAACCTCCAGGCCCAGGCACGGCCCAGGCGTGCCGCATGCCGGGCCCGGCCCGTTTAGCCCATGCCGTGCCTGGCTCAAGGCGGGCCGTGCCGGCGTGCTCACGGGCCGGCCCAAAAAAACGACCCATTTGACCAGCTATAGTTTGGTTTGCGACTAACAGTGCCCATGTGTGTGACGGGAAAAATAATTTTATATCCTTAGGGCAACTCCAACGCACGCCCGAATGGTCCGGCCACGTCTCTTTAGGGTAAATAGAAAGAAAACGCGGCCCAGTGTGGGGCGCAAACGGACTCATGCCCGttttgatgaggacatgactaccttagatacgaccaaaaatattgcatacatgcatatttgtgagGTGATTTTTAATGCAAACTGtgcaataatttatttatgttattcagaacaaaaatacttcataTACTTTTGTGACATGTGTAATTGCAgatgtatgggacatttgtacaatccacatatcaAGATAAGGGAAAAAGATAAGTTTAGGTGTTGTTCAAAAAGACCTCTCACGTCATTTTTGGACCAAGAGATTATAGAGCTCAAGTATCTCACGTTCTGGactcagattcggactgcacagacatacctgactcaaaacacCAATATCTCTTTCAtccggactccgaattgggtgattcttttttgttggaaagtagatttcgtgcaCTTTCCAACCCAATTGATTCACCTTCAAATTCATCTGGAGCGTTGAGATATTGACGAAATAACCTGACgatgcagcagaatccgagtcaaactacaagtccaaaggtgttacATCACCTTCACCTGAGCCCATtggccttgtacgacctagggttacTTTTAGGCTGCCTTGatacgtcctcccacctccttgacCGCCATCCTTTGCTTCTATATAAGTAGATCAATCTAGTAGCTTTTTTCttggatttgtttagttaaaatttagccattgcaactccgtgtactttgtttgtgttcaacgaccagaccaagaccccttacggatccccaccattatcaatacttcatacaTATTCGCAATATttagattgctttatcatattcttgctcgttgttcgattgcttgcaggaaaagaccttcgtggtcaggctgattgtGCTTCCGGCATgatcagtaacctcaggagattggtttagcgattgctaaggcgcagaCATCGTGCATGTTTGTAGTCGAATCGTCAAAATCGGCTAGACCAAATCGATAGTTGtgatctcatcgaaagatcgggacaccttgcttctaacaagtggtatcagttttcaggttgctcggtgagaattttcAGTTATACCTAGATTAGTTTTATTTTCTTACCTACTATACCAGAGAAAGCCGTAAAAAGTTAGATATGTTCATCATTTGTCCAAGCTAGTCTGAGCCTTTAcaattttcttttcattgctTGCATAATTGAATTTTCGGTTGCATCATCGTATCGAGTTattggtcttagtgtctagttcgtttagagtttcgagttctgttcacattagtcacgtcgccgctgcttCGTATCCTTTCCGCTGTCCACCACCCCAcccatcaatttccaccacgtgctacccatcGTTCATTGTCATAATCATGGTTGAGGTctttcacatcttcgcttgatccaatctgcatcttatctagtttgtcttggaaagaggaagagagaaacaaagacagagaaaaaagtcagaaaaaaataaggaaaaagaaaaaagtgtgagaaaaaaagaaaaaaaagaaaattcAGATATATCTAGACTCATTCTCATACATGAATTCGGATTCGAATCTGTTTTGCAcactgttcagtaaaacaggTATATCTTCCTCGTATGAAATCCGTTTTGGCTCCGCGAGTACTAAACTAAAGCTAGCAACGAGCCGCATCTGATTAGCTGCAGAAGCTAGttcaatatttggcacctcaaaatcggcttcgaaataggtctttttgccctccgaagttcgtgAATACATCTtgttccagtttttcaagccagttttagaatttttttttgactcctcatatcaactcagAATTGAGTGTTTTTTTTGTGTTCGAAAGCTTGAATCAGTATCAATCTGTAGAAAActatcagaaaattggcacaaactttttcagaggaaagttggagaggaAGTTGTtggtatatcctgcttggcagttgtttctcatcattatctttactgctaTTGTGATCTGTAATTATATCTTActgtccagagctacttcatATCCTTTATTGATTCttgttgtgctacgccgtgacatcattagtgttctaggatcgcgtctctagtccggtctagcctaggaccatcACAATACCATCGTTAaacgtttattcaacattgcatctcttaATTGCTCATTGCTAATCGTTTGCTACCATATACTTAAGCCTTccaagctccacatatttctacaccgtgtataggTACATTCCCCTGGCAATCACTTTACTCAATcttcggagttatttgacaccactgatcgcctgtcaccacctgctgcatggtaagaacttgtaagatattgatttTTGCTTTACTGTGATCGCTTTACCACCACatactagtagttcataggaacattattctccgattttgtttcttgtttctactaatcatgacaggttccgAAGATAGAAGTTCTTGGTTGAGGatacatcttcaccatcacgagagATGGGACAACACACACAGGCACATGGTCAAgttatctctttaccgtcatttgagggtagatttaatcctgctatttatctagcttgggagcttgtagtagaacaagtttttagtcaccatgatTTTTCTGAACTTGAGAGTATGAGCTGCCACTGGATCATTTACTGGTTTATCTTCTATTTGGTGGAGTGTacattgtaagaaaaacattgataaccaacccacaacttgaAAAGATTTGAAAGATGTAATGAGATAAAAAAATCCTTCTTACTATCGTCGTGAATTGCTTCGCAAATTGGAACAATTAAAACAAGGTAGTAACACTattcatgcttactaccaagagttcaaatcttatatgcatcattgtgacatagaagaatctgaggatgatacaatgaatagattttttggtggtttgaaccatgatatttgCGCAAGATTTCAGTATATTGctcgttgcattactggtatgtatgtttGCGCGTGTACCTTTGAGACACAGatacaggaggatgcattgggtgactacaacaaGTACTCTTTCAGTTCATGCTCAGCACCACCGGTTGGTTCCTCCACCattgcacctactagagcagccacacccCAGATTGTGAGCGTGACATCATCTCAAGTGTATGTGCATTGTCATCATTCATACCTACATCAGCTACGTCTTTGCGACAAGGTAATAGTAAAAGTATTGATGACATAACTTTACACGAGATTAACGAAACAATCTgatgctgcagcagaatccgagtcaaactacaagtccaaaggtgttgcatcacctccacttagGCCCATtggccttgtacgacctagggttacTTTTAAGCTGCCTTGGGACGTcttcccacctccttggccgccacccattgctcctatataagtagatcaatctagtagcattttccttgggatttgtttagttaaaagttagtcATTGCAACTTCATGTACTTCATTTGTGTCCAATGACCAGACAAAAACTGCTTatggatccccaccattatcaatacttcatacatattcgcaatattcagattgctttatcatatacTTGCTCGTTGTTCAATTGTTTGCACAAAAAGACATTCGGGGTCAGGCTGATTGTGCTTCCGGCATCGtgagtaacctcaggagattggtttagcgattgctaaggcgcaacatcgtgcacatttgtagtcggatcatcaaagtcggctctgaccaaatcgatagttatcatctcatcgaaagatcgggacaccctcgttTCTATCACGTTTTCAGACCGCTTTCGACCCATTCCCGGCCTAACTTTTGACCGCGTTTGCGTCCAAATGGACACGCGCGGATGGGTGCAGCGCGTGCCCATGTCCTCCCCTGGCCCGTCCGTCAGGGACACAAGCGCTCCTTTTTCTATTCCCCTCCCCCACTTCAGCCGCACCCacgccctgatacgtctccaacgtatctataatttatgaagtattcatgccatgtgtacaatagttttatatgattttggtatgatttgattagaactaacccggactgacgctgttttcagcagaactaccgtggtggtgtttttgtgcagaaataaaagttctcggaatgcgctgaaaatcaacggagaatttttctggaaaatatgaaaaatactggaacaaaaatctaccgg is drawn from Aegilops tauschii subsp. strangulata cultivar AL8/78 chromosome 1, Aet v6.0, whole genome shotgun sequence and contains these coding sequences:
- the LOC109766504 gene encoding uncharacterized protein, whose amino-acid sequence is MAPPPRRLLLVLLGFLAAASLATLAAAVYEDQVGLADWHQKYIGKVKQAVYHTQKSGRRRVVVLTEENVIASLDLRSGDIFWRHVIEKNNPIDQLSLSAGKYVVTLSSGGSILRAWNLPDGQMIWETNIQTSTSSKSLLHVLSNSKVVKDNLVLVLAGQWIYAVSSIDGVISWGKEFTLDGLEIKQVVQSPENDIVYVVGIAGSSKLAVYQLNAKTGEIVKDAQESLPDGLCGEILLGSSNVLVALDETRSALFIVEFKGESISYNKVQISEFVQDFSGTVKLLPLMSNGIIALQSSSTVSLLKLKGMDGLEVIHSFDQPASVSDALTITEKYEAFAVVQHVGSQIEFIVKVTSDLTNEIIREKVDIDQHRGSVHKVFLNNYVRTDKSHGFRALVVMEDHSILLIQQGAVVWSREDGLASIVDVMASELPVEKDGVSVADVEHNLFEWLKGHVLKLKGTLMLASVDELAAIQALRVRSSEKNKMTRDHNGFRKLLIVLTKAGKVVALHTGDGRIIWSNLLPSLRASKSGEMPSALRIYQWQVPHHRVMRENPSILVVGRSGASSVAPGVLCVLDSYSGEELNSRSFDHSVAQIIPLTLKDSSEQRLHLIVDSNSNAHLYPRSLDALNSFISEMSNQYFYSVDIQKNAIRGYSLQKSCDFNSDDTYCFSTKLLWSIIFPSDAERISVSEARKMNEVVHTQAKIIADQDVMYKYLSKNLIFVATVSPNAAGEIGSAAPEEASLVAYLIDAVSGRILHRVTHHGAQGPVHAVVSENWVVYHYFNLRAHRFEIAVIEIYDQSRADNKDVLKLILGKHNLSAPMTSYSRPEVMVKSQSYFFTHSVKAMAVTQTAKGITSKQLLIGTIGDQVLALDKRFLDPRRSLNPTQQEKEEGIIPLTDSLPIIPQSYVTHTLQVEALRGIVSIPAKLESTTLVFTYGVDLFYTRLAPSRTYDSLTDEFSYALLLITIVALVAALFVTWIWSEKKELRDKWR